The Rhodopirellula halodulae genomic sequence GAGCATTGAACTCGCTTACGGTGTCAGCGATTGAAACGGTATTAATTCTCCAATGCAGATAGCGCCCCGCCATAATGAGCAAGGCGACAAACGCGACTAAGCCAAGAAGGTATCGAAGCGAGAACTTCGGTCTATTTCGGATCATGCGTGGGCGAAGTCATGTGCGGCAATGAGTTTGATCGGATAACGTTCGGCGTCACCGGGCGGTGGCGAGAAATGTGATTGGAAAGTGTACCGAGTCTCTACCACCGCTCCGTGTGCACGCAATGGTTATCCGTCGGTTTTTGGGTGCGGCTTCGGAGGTGGTGTAATCAGACAGGTCCATAGAAACGATGTTCCTTCAATGCAGCCGCAAGCAATCGTCATGAAGAGTGCACTGGCAATCGGGGGCCGCGTGGGCAAAGCAATTAGGCCGATAGAACGAAGCAGGCTCCAGCATAGAACGACATATGCCAAACACAGTAGCAACGCGATTGAAAATCTTGCGAGAGAGCGGAACCGCGGTTTCTTGCGTGGTGAGGTGCATACATATGCAGCCAAAGCTGCGCCGACGAAAGGGCTACTAGATTCGTGGCCCAGTGACTGGAACACGAATTGGATGGTGACGAACGCAGTGAAGCTCACCGAGTAGATTAGTACATAGTTGGTCGTCGAGTTTGTAGCCAGCGATCGAACGTCGGACGTAGAAGCAAAATTTGCCATGCTATGTCATATGTAACGGATAACGGCAAGCATCACCGGGCGGTGGAAGCCAATGTGATCGGAAAGTGAAGTAGGTCTCCACCACCGCTCCGTGTGCATGCAATGGTTATGCATTTCCGCGGCAGTCGAGCGTGATCGCGAGCATCGAGTGGAGGAGATGTTCGATTGTAAGCCGAGCGATTCATTTCGATGAGAGTCGGCGAGGTCATGAGGACGCGAGTGTCAGTAGGTTCAACGTTGATGAATGGTGTGCGCGGCGTCGAACGTCGTTTCGGCATGATTCGACCGCTATCGCGAGCATGAATTCTACGCGGCATATCCGGGCACGAGATCGTTCCGGTATCTTGCGTCGGTTGGCGCGGCAGTGAGCACGGAACGCGAGCATGGAGTTAAGCTTCTGTCTCACGCATAACGTCACCAATCACCCGGCGGCGACGAGAGATTGTCCACTTGAAAACGCCCGACTTCGCCGCTCGGGTGCATTGGATGGTTCGCCAATCACCTGTTGGCTCTACGCCATTCAAAGGCGTACTGAGCAACTTGGGCAGCTGCTGCCGCAACAACTCCTGACCAGTCGGTCGATATACCTGGTGCCCCCTCGGTTTGAAACGCAGTGCATTTTGATGTGACAACCGACCCCGCATCCAATGCCTCGCCAGTATTTGGGTGAGGGATCGATAACTTGGCAATACCGGATGGATTCAAAAAGAAGCCGGTTTTGTGAAGTGAAAGTTCAGCGAAGTGAATGTAACCACCCGATTCAACGACTGTTGCGTGGACGGAAGCGAAGACCAGTTCACGCTCACCAGCCACCACTCGTTTGCCCGCTGCAGCGCGATGTTCTTCGGGTGTCATGACATTCACGTCGAAACCCTCCTCCTCAAAGCGTTTGCGTACAGCCTGGTGCAATTTGGTCAGTTGTTCGTCCGCGACTGACGGACGCACCGTGACAACTAGGTCAAGATTTCTGGATGAGCCTTCAAGCGAAGGAACGACATCATTCCACTTTTGGTGATCATTGGCTCTTAACCAACTCGGGACCAGGAGGACTATTGCGAAGAGCACAAACGCTCGTTTAGTGGTCATAGCAGACATCCGTTAAAGGCGATTGACATGGCGAACGGCACGGATCACCGGGCGGCGGGAGAACGGTCTCCACTTCAACAAACCGCACCACCGCCGCTCCGTGTGCATCCGATGGTTATTGCCAACTTCGTCAATGGGGTCGGCGAGAAACAAACGGTGGCTTGCCTCCAAAGTCGTTTTCCCGCCACCCATGGTATCCCATGCACATCCCATCGCCATCAGATAGGTCGATGTTCGCTTTTAATTTGTCAGTTGTGTTGCACGTGAGTTCAACAGCGACGCGGAGATTAACGCGATTTTTGTCATTCGCCATTCCGCCGGTAACGCCATCTAGAACCATCATCAAGCCGTACACGGCGTCGTCTATTCCTTTTTCGGCTGCGGCACGCGCCTCATCATCGAGCGATGGATCGATCTGTTGCCGCGCGTATTCACGCATGTCCTGGAACAATATGAACCCCGCAGCATGCTGAAGCCACAGCTCTCGTTCGCGTGGATCGGTCGGCGGTGTCGAGAGTTGATAATCGGCTGTAGACATCGTGTCGCTGTTCGTAGTCGGTAACTCGATGGCAATAACGTTTGCGATATGCGGGCGGTGGCGAGCGATGTGATTGGAACGCCAAGTTGGTCTCCACCACCGCTCCGTCATCATCGCATGGTTATCGGAAATACTTTCGTGGATCCAATCGAGTGACATGGATCAGTCGAGCGACGATAACGAGCACACCGATACGTGAGGAAGCGATGGGTACGATGTCGATGCAGAACGTCACAGGATTGTATCAGGCGGAATCGACATCGTTCGCGTCGTTTCCGGGAGTCGATGCAGCGATGAAACGTTGGAGTCGCGGTGAGGCGATCGGTTGGCAACCGGAACGCAGTCCGTTCGTCCGAAAGGTTGACGACCGTTCGCATGACCGCGACGGATGTTGCTGGATCGAGCAACGGATTGTGCCGATCGACCGACCGCATTTGTGTCGTCCATTGTGTCCAGCGTCGATTGGTTTGATGTTCGCTGTGTTGAATGTTTCCATTGTGTCATCGTTGAACCGTCGAGCAGACGGTCACGAGCATCAATGACGGCGTGGTGTGCAACCAAGATCGGCATCGCTACGTCCTGCATTGATCGCCGCGATAACGACCCGCATCACCGGGCCGGCGAGGAAAGCTATCCCCTTGAAACTGGCTCGACCGCCGGCTCCGGTGCATGCGATGGTTCGTCGCTTCCGTGCGGTGTTGAACCAGCCGACCCTTTTGACCAACGTTGCGAAGGACGTTCGACAAACCGCCAGAATACATATGCAGCGATGATCGAAACGGCCAGTGCCGCGACGATAGCAGGATACCGATATGCTAGTGATTCAGGTAGCCGATCTGCAAGGTTGATAATGCGTCCGCCGATTGGAACATGCAAGAGATACAGCGAATACGAAATCGTTCCAAGGAAAGACAACGGGATGAAGAATCTCGGAAGTTCCCGATCTCTTGTGAGTACGATTGCGCCTGCGGTAATTGATCCCACAACTGTTTGCTGGAGACCAACAATTGAGTGCGAAAGTGAGATGATAAGTGTAAGGAACAAAAGAAACGGAAAGTTAGGTAGCAGACCAACGTAGAATTGGAATGCAACCATTCCAATGGCAAAGAGCGGAAGCCAATGAGGGAGCAGAGCTGAGTTGCCAAGCCCGGCAAATCCGAGAGAAGCGATAAGCAATGCACTGCTATAGCGGATGTAAGTGTTGGTGTGAGCGAGGAGTGGAAATGCAATCGCTACGAATATGTAGTATTGAAATTCAATTGCTAATGTCCAAAACACCGGATTCAACCACCCGTAATCAAGGATGGCATTCAAGTAAGCGACATGTGCCAAGAGTTTTGGCCAACTGAGGTCCAGTGGTCCACCACGAAAGCCGGGTACTTGCATCGAGAGTTGATGCAGCAAAATTACAAGAACGATGCAGGCAAAAAAGGGTGGCTCAAGCCGTTTGAGGCGACGGATGAAGAATCGTCCACTGTCGCGCAGTTTGTAAGAACGCAAATGCAATGAATATGGAATGACAAATCCCGAGATGACGAAGAATGCTTCAACGCCAAGCCAGCCGAACGACCCAATTGCGGCAACGGGATCGACCGAGCTTAGGAATCCAGCGTTTCCGTGGCTGAAATGGAACAGACAAACGGCAAAAGCAGCGATTCCTCGGAGCGGGCCAAGTATGGGGATGTGGTGTGAGGCGCGTGAGCTAATGAAGTTTCTCCTGCGACGAACGTTTGGCATAACCGGGTCGCCGCGGTTGATGTTCCATTTGAAAACGCGTTACCGGCGACTCCGCGTTCATGCCTTGGTTATGTTGCGTTTTCGGCGGTTGCGTTTGTCGTATCGTCCGAGTCAGCAACCACACCATCGGGACGCCGCCGCCAATGAATGGCGCATTGTAGCATCGCGACCATGAGTAGGGTAGCGATCAATGGCAGCAACCAACCCATCACGAGCAGCGCGGCGTTCATACCCACGCCATCGTACATATAGTCATCACGTTGACGCGCCAACTCTCGTAGTGCCGGAAGATTGAATTGCATCCTGAACTCAAGAGTCGCGAACCAAGAGGCGAGGATGGCAAGCGGTATGCGAAGACCCAACGAACGTTTGTGCGGCGGTGTTGCCGGCGTGAAAATGAACAGTGCGGGGATTACGAACAGGGACGCCGTCATGCCCCAGTCGCCAATGGTGGCGCAAAGTCGAGCTGGGAGCAGGCGGTCCGGGTTCAGCAATCCAAGCCCGACGTCAATCGCAATTGCGCCAACAATGAATCCGCCAATTGCGGTGAGGGTTCGCATGTCATCGCAACATAACGATTGGGATCACGTGGTCGCCGCCAACGACTTACCACTTCAAAAAACTCGACGCGGCGACTCACGTGCATCCCTTGGTTCGCCGCTCCTTGGTCGCACAGCAGTCTACGGTGCTCCCATCGATTGTATCGTCTGGTTCTGTTCAAGTCGACGAAAGCAATTCCTGAGATGTCTTGATGCAGTCTGAACACGCGAAGTGTTGATTGTCGATCGTCTGCAGCGTCCGGTTTGGAAGCCACTCGCCACACAGGACGCAGACATGCAATCTTGTTTCAACGTTTGGTGGATCATACGGATTTGCCCTGTCCAGCGCACGAGCAAAGACTGGTCCGGCTTGCACGGGATCGGTGTCCGACATGCGGGTCAGGCACGATGAACATACCAGGAAATCATTTGGCCCTTCAACAAACGGACCCGCATCAAGATGTGACGCCGTGCAGATCGTGCACCGGTGTATTGGTCCATTGCCGAATGCCTGCTGGAAGATGTTGCGAACGCGATTCAGCATGATTCAGTCGGCGAACGGCAGCCGTCACCGGGCGGTGGCGAGAGATGTCAATGGAAAGTGTACCAACTCTCCACCACCGCTCCGTGTGCACGGCATGGTTATGCGTTTCCGCGGCAGCCAAACGCAATCACGAGCATGGAGTGGAGTAGAGGGAGGATTGTCAGCCAAGCGATTGGTTTTGATCGGAGTCGGTGAAGTTAAGAGCACTCGAGAGTCAGTCGGTTCAGCATCGACGAGTCATGGACGCGGTGTCGAACGTCGTTTCGGCACGGTTCGAGCGCAATCGCGAGCATGGATTTCACGCGGCATTTCCGAGCACGAGATCGTTCCGGTATCCAGCATCGGTTGGGTCTGTATTTATTGCTGATCGCGAGCATGCATCCGAGCTTTGGTCTCACGCATAACGGCGGACATCACCGGGCGGTGGAAGCCAACGTGATTGGAAAGTGAAACAGGTCTCCACCACCGCTCCGTGTGCATGTCATGGTTATCCATTGGTTTCGTTGCGATACCTATCTCGTTCGCGTGCTAGCGTCGCATCTGTCGCATGTCCAAGCCAGTAGCCGACCAACGATGGCGTGCCATAGGCATGGAACCAAAATGACCCTAGAGTGACAAATGAAATCGCGTGGACAAGGAAGAGGGTTCCGTGACGTTCAGGTGTAGCTTCGAAATAGATAAGCGAGCCAAGGCATACGACCGCGGTGAGCGTGGAAAGTGTACTCGCCATTGCGGAGTTGCGAAGACGGATTCTACGCTTGCAAGTCTTGCACCGAGAAAACGGGAGTGCGAGACGAAAGCGGTTTAGGGTTCCGCCGCACACAGGGCAGCAATTCCGTCTGTTCCGCGTTTTGGATGACGGCGAGACTTGCGGTGTCAGGTAGGGATTAGGACCGGTGCTCACGGCTGATATTTCAGTCGGATAACGGTAGGGTTGACCGGGGCCGAGCGAAAGATCAACCATTTCAAAAAGACGCTTTCGAGGCCTCCGCGTCCAACCCATTGTTACCCGCTTTTGCCTGTCGCCGGTGGCTGGTAAGGATTGCCACTTTCGAGGGCGGCTGGGACGGTGTCAGGGAAAACAGCTTCGGATTCCGTTGACGTCCCACGAGTGACGATTGAGAACAACATGCGTCCAGTCCATCGAATTGCTGAGCATGTTAGAAAACAGATCGTTGCCCAAACAAACGTGATTGGAATGCCCGTGATTGGGGCAAACGCCCGCCCCGTGTCGCTAGTCACCGCATCCATTGCGCGTTCCGCGTCAGCGGTCATCTCGGATTCGCTGAAGCTACCATCACCATCAAGATCATACTCGTACAATTCGAGTTCAAGCTCGAAGCTGATGACCTGGACGCTTACGATCAGGGTGATGTACGCAATTAGGCATGCTGCAAAGAATGCTAACACCCAGTGCAGGCGACGCTTGCCGAGCAACGCGTTCGCAGTCCAGACCGCCGCTGGCATAGCGAGGTAAACAAGTGGCAGAAGCTTCGTTAACGGCATTCGTGATGCAGGTCCGGCAGCTGGTCTTCAGTCGGGTAACGAGCCGGATCAGCGGGGACCGGGAGTTAAGCATCCATTCGTGAAAACTGACCACCGGTCCTCCGTTGCATCCGATGGTTACCCGCCGTCTGTTGTGTTGGCGAAAATATCCGCGTTGGTAATCAACGGGTCGTCATTCCAGGAGACAATATCGGCCCCAAATACAATACGCAATCGATCCGCAGATTCGGGGTCAAGTCGAGTGTGTGGAACGTGCAGCATCTCCAATCGCGGCAGTGATTTCAAGCGAACCAATCCGTCATAGCTGACCGGAGATCCGTAAAGCGTCACAACGCGAAGTTCAGGTAATAGCACCAAAGTATCTACAACGCGATCGTCCAGATTAACGCAGTTGGTGAAGGCAATGTGAGTCAGTGTGGAAAGCTCATTGATTGCTGGCAAATCGCTCGGACGAACGCTTGATTCATCGAACAGGATCAGGTCAGGCGTGAGGAAGAAATGGTCGCCAAGAAGTCGTCGCAGGAGAACTGGTCCGGGAGTTGGAAACCCGGTTCCGCGGTCAGTGTGGTGGTCCCATTCGTGCGCATATCCAACAACACCACCCAACTGTTGGATGCGACGAATGAGAGTTGCCTGCCGTTGCGATCGGATCCAACGCCGATGCACCAACCAAAACCCTGCACCAGACGCTGCGACAGCAGCGAGCAGGGCCCGTAGCGAAAACTTCAATAGTTGGCGACGTGGTAGCATCGCGACGATTGCATCACCTTCAGTCGGGTAACGGCACCGATCACCGGGCGGCGGCGAACGATTCTCCATTGGAAAAAGCTGGCCACCGCCGCTCTGGTGCATCGTATGGTTATCCGTCGTTAATCGCATGAAGCCACCTTCCGCAGCATTCGCGACTCCGCGACGATGGCATTCTCGGCGTGACCATGGAAAGTCGCCTTTCCGATCATGGTGAGTCCGTCATTCTGCACATTGAAAATGTAACTTCCGGTATCAAACCCGCTACCTTTCTGATCTTCAAAGAGGAGGACAACTCTCTGCCCGTGTATAAAGCCACGGTACCCGAATTGGCGTTCGATTTGCTCTCCACTGCGGTTCTTTCGCCGCGTACTGGTTCCTCGGAGTTCGGCCCCAAATTGCTTCAATACTAACGAGCCGACTTCGACTTCAACGCCGTCTCGTTGTTCCACAATCGTCCACGACCCAGACACTCGAATACCGTTATAGGTCATGAAATTGCGGACAGTCGGCCATCCATAGCCAGTCCAGCAGGCAACGATGCCGGTCGCGACGATACTGGAAAGCACTCCGAGAATGAAGCCAGATAGCAAGGTGTGCTCCTGTAGTTAAAGATCGGATAACGGCGGACATCACGGGGCACGGAAGGTTGATTGTCCACTGCGAAAAACGCCGCAAACCGTGCTCCCGTGCATGTCATTGTTCTGGCTCTTCCTCTCCTCATGATCGAGCGTCGACGTTGACGTCGTCAAGATGCATGCTGCGCGTTTCACCTTGCTCGTTGGCCTGCCAGATCTCTCCAGTCTCTGTACAGAAACAGGAAAGCCAACCACCTTTGCAGGCTCCCGTATCGATGCAAACAGACGAATCATTGCCGATTGGGAGCCCGGAGTCCTGCGACTTGTGTCCGCAAACCAGAAACTTGCCGGACTTGTGGCCCGGGAATCTTTCTGAGTAGCGATCCCAGTAAAGCGACCAGTCAGTCTGCTCGTCCATTGGAGTGTTGGGGGCGACAGTCGCATGTACAAAGATATGAATCTCGGTCTCGTAGTACGGTCGCAATCTTGCAAGAAAATCCGAGTGTGTAGGTGGGATATCGTCCAAATCAGGGATGTCGTTGTCTTCTGTCGCGTACGAGTCAAGCGTTTCGACACCGCCAAATTGGCCCCACTTGAGTTTGTCGCTCACGTTGATGCGTGCGTTCAACATCATCACATCGTGATTGCCACGAAGTGCCACGAGAGAACTCGATTGGCCAAAGGCGATGAGCCAATCGATTACGGAACGCGTGTCGGGTCCGCGATCAACGTAGTCGCCGAGCGTCACTACTGTGTCAGAGCCACGCAGGTCGACAAACGCGACCAAGGAGCGGAGAGCGTCAATACATCCGTGAATGTCTCCGATTGCGAGGTGTCGTGTCATTGATTGGGGTCGGCTTCAGTGCCAGAACGGTCAGCATCACCGGGCGGTGGAAGCCAACGTGATTGGAAAGTGAAGTCGGTCTCCACCACCGCTCCGTGTGCATGCAATGGTTATGCATTTCCGCGGCAGACGAGCGTGATTGCGAGCATCGAGTGGAGCAGGTGTTCGATTGTCAGCCAAGCGATTCATATCGATGAAAGTCGGCGAGGTCATGAGGAGTCGAGTGACAGTTGGTTCAGCGGCGAAGAGTAACGCAGGCGGTGTCGAACGTCGTTTCGGCACGGTTCGAGCGCAATCGCGAGTTCGAATTCTACGCGGCATTTCGGAGCACGAGTTCGTTCCAGTATCGAGCATCGGTTGGGTCGGCGGTGAGCACCAATCGCGAGCATGAAGTTAAGCTTCTGTCTCACGCATGACGTCACCAATCACCCGGCGGCGACGAGAGATTGTCCATTGTAAAACGCCCGACTTCGCCGCTCGGGTGCATTGGATTGTTACCCGCTATTGTAGATTTACACAGCCTGTTTTCGAACCTCAAATTGTTGCCGAATTTCGGGCAGCGCAAGCAGTCGAAGAGCCCAGATGCCAAAGGGTATGCCGACAAAGACCAAAGGTGTAATGATCGGTATGCAAGACAAAATCGCCCCCAGTCGAGCGAGCGTGTAGGACTTGAAGTGTCCCATCTGTGCACCGCCGATGCAGATAAGCACAGAGGTCGCCAGTTGGAAACCGTTCACCGCCGAAAGCAGTATTGCATCCTCATGGGCACTGCCTCGTGCTTGCTGAATCAATCCCGAGACGAGAGGAATTGCGACGAATACTGCTTGAATTGACGACATGACAATCAATGCGGTCGCCGGCCGAGCCACACGTTGTCGAAGAGTGTCAGGTGCTGCATCGGTTTTCGTCGGTTCGTAC encodes the following:
- a CDS encoding metallophosphoesterase family protein, coding for MTRHLAIGDIHGCIDALRSLVAFVDLRGSDTVVTLGDYVDRGPDTRSVIDWLIAFGQSSSLVALRGNHDVMMLNARINVSDKLKWGQFGGVETLDSYATEDNDIPDLDDIPPTHSDFLARLRPYYETEIHIFVHATVAPNTPMDEQTDWSLYWDRYSERFPGHKSGKFLVCGHKSQDSGLPIGNDSSVCIDTGACKGGWLSCFCTETGEIWQANEQGETRSMHLDDVNVDARS
- a CDS encoding acyltransferase family protein; the protein is MPNVRRRRNFISSRASHHIPILGPLRGIAAFAVCLFHFSHGNAGFLSSVDPVAAIGSFGWLGVEAFFVISGFVIPYSLHLRSYKLRDSGRFFIRRLKRLEPPFFACIVLVILLHQLSMQVPGFRGGPLDLSWPKLLAHVAYLNAILDYGWLNPVFWTLAIEFQYYIFVAIAFPLLAHTNTYIRYSSALLIASLGFAGLGNSALLPHWLPLFAIGMVAFQFYVGLLPNFPFLLFLTLIISLSHSIVGLQQTVVGSITAGAIVLTRDRELPRFFIPLSFLGTISYSLYLLHVPIGGRIINLADRLPESLAYRYPAIVAALAVSIIAAYVFWRFVERPSQRWSKGSAGSTPHGSDEPSHAPEPAVEPVSRG